GCATCTTTTTCCAGCATCAGCGCACCTAAAACCGCCTCCTCCAGGTCTGTAGCTTGAGGGGGTAACTTGCCCATTCCGGTATACGGAGTTGGGTTGGTAATTCGGCTGCGGCGTTCGTTTGTATTAGGCTTGTACTGATTCTCGTTCTCAAAACTCATAAGGCAACAAAAATATACAAAAAATAGTTTACCGATGCTACTATTCCATCCACATAGTGTATTGAGGTTTTAAAGCAATCATTCTCAATTTAATAATTTATAGTGTTGAATGCTTTTGATATTAACACACAATTGTTAGTAAGATGTTAGTTTGGATATTAAATAGCTCATTGATAGTTACTTAAAACGGTGTTAATAAAGTTTGAAAATGTTAGTTGTAATGGTGTGAACCAAAATGTCAATTGAGTTCAATAACCGCTTAATCAATTAATATAGCTATTTTTGCCAAAATATACCATATCAAAAATGACATTTAATTCAAGACCTCAGCGCGAAAGTAACCAGATGGTGTTTGGCATCAGGGCTATCATGGAAGCCATCACTTCGGGCAAAGAGATTGAGGCATTATATATACAACGGGGTGCGGCCGGCGGCTTATCGCACGAACTAAAAGCCCTGCTTACCGAATACAATATTACAGCACAGCAAGTGCCTATTGAAAAGCTCAACAGGCTCACCGCCAAGAACCACCAGGGCGCTGTTGCTTTTATTTCGCCAATTGTTTATCAAAAAATAGAGAACATTATTCCTGATGTTTTTGAAAAAGGCGAGGTGCCGCTGATATTGGTTTTGGATTCTATTACCGATGTACGCAACATGGGTGCTATAGCACGTACTGCTGAATGCGCAGGTGTACATGCCATAGTTATCCCAGCGAAAGGATCGGCTCAGATTAACCCCGATGCTATAAAAACCTCGGCCGGTGCACTGTATAAGATACCGGTTTGTCGCCATGATAATTTTATGCAAACTGTTAGGTTTTTGCAGGAATCGGGCCTGCAGCTGGTTTGTTGTACCGAAAAAACCAAAGAAGATATTTACGTGCCAGATTATACCGCCCCGACAGCCATCATCATGGGATCGGAAGAAGATGGCATCCGCAACGAG
The genomic region above belongs to Mucilaginibacter sp. KACC 22773 and contains:
- the rlmB gene encoding 23S rRNA (guanosine(2251)-2'-O)-methyltransferase RlmB, which produces MTFNSRPQRESNQMVFGIRAIMEAITSGKEIEALYIQRGAAGGLSHELKALLTEYNITAQQVPIEKLNRLTAKNHQGAVAFISPIVYQKIENIIPDVFEKGEVPLILVLDSITDVRNMGAIARTAECAGVHAIVIPAKGSAQINPDAIKTSAGALYKIPVCRHDNFMQTVRFLQESGLQLVCCTEKTKEDIYVPDYTAPTAIIMGSEEDGIRNEIIRIADHLAKIPMFGEIESLNVSVSTGVILYEAIRQRGLIK